The following DNA comes from Mucisphaera calidilacus.
TGAGCCTGTCGAGCAGATTCAGGTTGAAGGCCGCGGTGATACCCGCCGCGTCGTCATACGCGGGTACCAGCAGGTCCGGCGACTTGATCAGATCAACACCAATCAACAACCCCCCACCCGGGCCGACCCATCTCGCCAATCGACGCAGTAAAGCCCTCGACGCGTCTGCACCCAGATTCCCGATCGTCGAACCGGGAAAGAACACCACACGCCTGCTGCCGGGCGTTTCAGGGAGGTTCAGGTCGTGCGTGAAGTCGCCACAGACCGCCTGAACATCGAGGCCGGGCATCTCGGTCTGGATCGCATCAAGAGATGCATCCAGGGCCGCTTTGGAGATCTCAATCGGCGTATAACCCGCGGGCTCCCTCATCGCCTGCAGCAGCCGCAGGGTTTTGGTCCCGGCACCCGAGCCGAGCTCGATCAACCAGACGTCGCTGCCCATCGCCGCGGCCATGTCGTCGAGGTGGTCGTCAAAGATCGACATCTCGGTGCGCGTGAGATAGTACTCCGGCAGATGTGTGATACGCTCGAACAATTCCGAACCCTTCGCATCGTAGAGGTACTGAGTCGGCAACGTGCGCGGCGTGCTACTCAGACCCTCGATGACTTGACGGACCATGCGTGAGTCGTAGCGTTGGGCGTGATGAACAGAAACCGTCGCGGCTGATGGGCGGTCCAGGGGCATAAATAGCTTTCAGTAAAAGGAAGTGTCAGGCGGCGAGCGTACGTGCCAGCCTCAGGCCGGCAAACTGCCATCGTGATTCGGGAGGGAAGAAGTTGCGGTAGGTCAGACGGGCCTGCGAACGCGCCGTAGCACAGGACCCGCCTCGCAACACATACTGATTGCACATGAACTTGCCGTTGTACTCGCCGAGCGCCCCATCGGGCGGCCGGTAGCCCGGGTAAGGGGTGTAGCTGCTGCCGGTCCACTCCCAGACATCTCCGAAAAAGCGTGTGGGCTGGGTCTCACGCGGGTCGAGTGGCGCCGGATGGTATCTCTGTTCGTCGGCGATCACGCCATCCAGTGCCTGGTCCGCCGCCGCCTGCTCCCACTCGAACTCGGTCGGCAGGCGCGCCCCAACCCATCGCGCGTAGGCGTCGGCCTCAAAATAGGAGAGGTGGCACACCGGCTCATCGAGACGCAGATCCACCGGACCGTGCAGCGTGTATTGACGCCAACGACCGTCCTCACGGTACCAGTAGATCGGATGCCGCCAGCCCTGATCCTGTACCGTCGCCCAACCCATCGACAGCCAGTGTTGATGCTGCTCGTAGCCGCCCGACTCAACAAACGCGAGATACTCGTGATTGGTCACGGGACGGTCGGCGATCTCGAAAGGCTCGAGAAAGACCCGGTGACGCGGGCACTCGTTGTCAAAGCGGAATCCATCATCAGGATTGGCGCCCACACGCACCACGCCCGCATTAAAACGCCTCCAGCCTGTTTCAGGAATCGT
Coding sequences within:
- the egtD gene encoding L-histidine N(alpha)-methyltransferase, with amino-acid sequence MPLDRPSAATVSVHHAQRYDSRMVRQVIEGLSSTPRTLPTQYLYDAKGSELFERITHLPEYYLTRTEMSIFDDHLDDMAAAMGSDVWLIELGSGAGTKTLRLLQAMREPAGYTPIEISKAALDASLDAIQTEMPGLDVQAVCGDFTHDLNLPETPGSRRVVFFPGSTIGNLGADASRALLRRLARWVGPGGGLLIGVDLIKSPDLLVPAYDDAAGITAAFNLNLLDRLNREAGADFDRQLWEHRAVWNKREARMESYLVSTRDQEVHLAGRRFAFSAGEAVWTEQSQKYSLASLMALAQDFSLREHWTDDRSWCAMAYLEVSGLRVDKEQG
- the egtB gene encoding ergothioneine biosynthesis protein EgtB: MIEPFRAVRQQTQAIAEPLAPEDMVIQSMTEASPMKWHLAHTSWFFERFVLRDFVHGYVSPEETYDYLFNSYYNTVGPQHCRPRRGMLSRPTVEQVFAYRRFVDDAVIKLLERCDEDVELRRIMTIGLNHEQQHQELMLTDVKHVLSGNPLLPAVYPSPRDGTAIGTIPETGWRRFNAGVVRVGANPDDGFRFDNECPRHRVFLEPFEIADRPVTNHEYLAFVESGGYEQHQHWLSMGWATVQDQGWRHPIYWYREDGRWRQYTLHGPVDLRLDEPVCHLSYFEADAYARWVGARLPTEFEWEQAAADQALDGVIADEQRYHPAPLDPRETQPTRFFGDVWEWTGSSYTPYPGYRPPDGALGEYNGKFMCNQYVLRGGSCATARSQARLTYRNFFPPESRWQFAGLRLARTLAA